A window from Shewanella livingstonensis encodes these proteins:
- a CDS encoding penicillin-binding protein has translation MSDKMSEPALNALKVAFTYMPKSIEVTKYEYGNDYKKILDHIETVREMLLINDVDPEEVYGEINPESTPNSSY, from the coding sequence ATGAGTGACAAAATGAGTGAGCCGGCTTTAAACGCTTTGAAAGTTGCATTTACCTACATGCCTAAGTCAATTGAAGTGACTAAATATGAGTACGGTAATGATTATAAAAAAATATTAGATCACATTGAAACTGTAAGGGAAATGCTATTAATTAATGATGTTGATCCTGAAGAGGTTTATGGTGAAATCAACCCTGAAAGTACGCCCAATTCAAGCTATTGA